CTGCTTTAGCTGAGGTAATGAAAGACACTTTAGGAAAAATGAGTGTAACCGATGAAGTGACTCAAAGCGAATTGGATAAAGTAAAAAGGGTTGATGGAGCACAATTAGGAATAAAAACTATAGAAGGGACCCAATTTTTAAATAAACTAAAAGCATTTATACTAACCAGAAACGAAATTATAGATATTAAACCATTGGCTAATCTGAAACAATTAGAGGAATTATATTTAGCTGGAAATAAGATAATAGACGTTAGAAGTTTAGCGGAATTGAAACAAATTAAAAAGTTATATTTATTTGGTCAGGTTTATAGAAATACGCCATTAGAGTTTCAGGAACATATTACCATTCCAAATATAGTACGAAAATTATCAGGAAGTTTGATTAAGCCATATTTTATAAGTGATAATGGGGTTTATGTGAAACCTAATTTAGTGTGGAATTTGTCAGGGTATTTAAACGAAGTAAGTTATAGCTTTAATTATTTAGTCAAAATTGGAGAAGCAGAAGCTAATTTTTCTGGCAAAGTAATACAGCCATTAGGTGAGTATGATGTTATCGAATATAATAAAGCCCACAGAGCTATAGGACGTATTAAATCAGGGAGTACGCATGATATTTGGTCGCACCCTTATAAAACTCAAGGTTCGAAAATAGTAGGAAATATTTGTAGCTTTATAGGGGAAGATTTACGCATTATAAGAGAAGCAAAAACGACAAGCGGTACCTATTATCAATTTAGTGTAGCCGGAGATAAAATCGGTTGGGTAGAAGCATCTGCACTAACGATATTTCATCGAGGATCTAAAGGGGAATTAGAAGAGGTTAAAGCTCCTAATGAAGGTGAAAGTAGTCAGTTATTAAATTCAAGAAGAATTCAATTTGAGCAAATATTAAAGAACGGATTTCCTGATGGAAAAAAACTAAACCAACATGCTTTCAATTCGCTCTTTAAATCAGGTAGAAAATCTATTACGTTTAAAGAAATTTTAGGTGCGTTAATAAATACACCAAATCCTGCTAAAGAAGGAAGTATTGAATATATTAACCCAATAACAGGTACTTCTGTTTTTGTTAATCCCGATACAAATGAAGTAGTCGGTATTTGGCCAGCATGCTTTAAAAAAAATATGGAAGAAAATCCACAA
The nucleotide sequence above comes from Listeria ivanovii subsp. londoniensis. Encoded proteins:
- a CDS encoding GW domain-containing glycosaminoglycan-binding protein — its product is MRENKWLKNLLVIMLIIIGSMSINLSTGTKVQAESIKNPTPINQLFPDSALAEVMKDTLGKMSVTDEVTQSELDKVKRVDGAQLGIKTIEGTQFLNKLKAFILTRNEIIDIKPLANLKQLEELYLAGNKIIDVRSLAELKQIKKLYLFGQVYRNTPLEFQEHITIPNIVRKLSGSLIKPYFISDNGVYVKPNLVWNLSGYLNEVSYSFNYLVKIGEAEANFSGKVIQPLGEYDVIEYNKAHRAIGRIKSGSTHDIWSHPYKTQGSKIVGNICSFIGEDLRIIREAKTTSGTYYQFSVAGDKIGWVEASALTIFHRGSKGELEEVKAPNEGESSQLLNSRRIQFEQILKNGFPDGKKLNQHAFNSLFKSGRKSITFKEILGALINTPNPAKEGSIEYINPITGTSVFVNPDTNEVVGIWPACFKKNMEENPQ